Proteins found in one Campylobacter canadensis genomic segment:
- a CDS encoding type II secretion system protein, with protein sequence MKKGFTMIELIFVIVILGILAAVAIPKINATRDDAEKVKSAQNIVTLIGDLGSYYTAQGEFASAKKLNELTNVALNTVTGLTGQLKIGSDSDCLKIKVDSANGKVTFTGKASASKACTETLQLETVKAAFGGKDLVTETDHKAEIDYAASSVNFNF encoded by the coding sequence ATGAAAAAAGGTTTTACAATGATTGAACTAATCTTTGTTATTGTTATTTTAGGTATATTAGCTGCTGTGGCTATTCCTAAGATTAATGCTACTAGAGATGATGCGGAGAAGGTTAAGTCAGCTCAAAATATTGTTACTTTAATTGGGGATTTAGGGTCTTATTATACGGCTCAGGGGGAATTTGCATCAGCTAAAAAATTAAATGAGTTAACAAATGTGGCTTTAAATACTGTAACTGGTTTAACAGGTCAATTAAAGATTGGCTCAGATAGTGATTGTTTAAAGATTAAGGTTGATTCTGCAAATGGTAAAGTTACTTTTACAGGTAAAGCTTCTGCAAGTAAAGCATGCACTGAAACTTTACAGTTAGAGACAGTTAAAGCAGCTTTTGGAGGGAAAGATTTAGTTACCGAAACAGATCATAAAGCTGAAATTGATTATGCTGCTTCAAGCGTAAATTTTAATTTTTAA
- a CDS encoding type II secretion system protein, producing the protein MKKGFTMIELIFVIVILGILAAVAIPKINATRDDAEKVKSAQNIVTLIGDLGSYYTAQGKFATKTGGTDIDFAKMTNVAFSSTAKDTAKLKIGKDDNCLTIKVDSANGKVTFTGKTTSPSKACEETLKLSTVKAAFGNKDLTDSGANTHTIDYSASGVKLDF; encoded by the coding sequence ATGAAAAAAGGTTTTACAATGATTGAACTAATCTTTGTTATTGTTATTTTAGGTATATTAGCTGCTGTGGCTATTCCTAAGATTAATGCTACTAGAGATGATGCGGAGAAGGTTAAGTCAGCTCAAAATATTGTTACTTTAATTGGGGATTTAGGGTCTTATTATACGGCTCAGGGGAAATTTGCTACTAAGACTGGTGGTACTGATATTGATTTTGCAAAAATGACTAATGTGGCTTTTAGTAGCACCGCTAAAGATACTGCAAAATTAAAAATCGGTAAAGATGATAATTGTTTAACAATTAAGGTTGATTCTGCAAATGGTAAAGTTACTTTTACAGGAAAAACAACTTCACCTAGTAAAGCTTGTGAAGAAACTTTAAAATTATCAACAGTAAAAGCAGCTTTTGGTAATAAAGATTTAACAGATAGTGGCGCAAATACTCACACAATCGACTATTCAGCTTCAGGTGTTAAATTAGATTTCTAA
- the hemJ gene encoding protoporphyrinogen oxidase HemJ gives MEFLLTHYDYVKWLHYLAFISWMAELFYLPRLFVYHAENNDNKDFVKVIKIQEDKLFYFIGQPAFIVTLLTGALMLFLNPTLFSLGYIHLKLLSVVLLIIYHFDNLRHLKNLKNDKSNKSGKFFRFYNEVPTIIMISIITAMILRPF, from the coding sequence ATGGAATTTTTATTAACACATTATGATTATGTAAAGTGGTTACACTACTTGGCGTTTATTTCTTGGATGGCGGAGCTTTTTTATCTACCTAGATTATTTGTTTATCATGCAGAAAATAATGATAACAAAGATTTTGTAAAAGTTATAAAAATTCAAGAAGATAAATTATTTTATTTCATTGGGCAACCTGCCTTTATAGTTACTTTGCTAACAGGTGCTTTAATGTTATTTTTAAATCCAACTTTGTTTTCTTTAGGTTATATTCATTTAAAGTTACTTAGTGTTGTGTTACTTATAATTTATCATTTTGATAACTTAAGACATCTTAAAAACTTAAAAAATGATAAATCTAATAAAAGCGGTAAATTTTTTAGATTTTATAATGAAGTGCCAACTATAATTATGATTAGTATAATTACTGCAATGATTTTAAGACCATTTTAA
- a CDS encoding OmpA family protein — MSVYGYADPSGNAKYNEKLSKRRADAVKNILVQAGFDANKIKSIASGETNTKDKKDYAKSRRVEVKVLCD; from the coding sequence ATTTCTGTGTATGGCTATGCAGACCCAAGCGGAAATGCAAAATATAATGAAAAATTATCAAAACGCCGTGCAGATGCAGTAAAAAATATCCTAGTTCAAGCAGGTTTTGATGCTAATAAAATAAAATCAATCGCAAGTGGCGAAACAAATACAAAAGACAAAAAAGACTACGCTAAATCAAGAAGAGTAGAAGTAAAAGTTCTTTGTGATTAA
- a CDS encoding outer membrane beta-barrel protein, which produces MKKLSYALAALCCSSALYAQNFSGLEITPTIGWVVPEGNLDLKSKANYGIRIGQMYEYVGTELGYEFAKAKFKNSSSSFNVHRGFLNLLLPFSLGDSKFDLYGLIGAGYENFGKNLYGNKNGGFGHYGLGLKYKISDYFGLRAEVRDELAFNRANHHLISTLGFVFNFDTNKKSVLPVQEEVKQEVKEEVKQEVKEEVVPSVEEIKQACYDLPTEYVYFAVNKANVEPKYNENLKYLVSKAN; this is translated from the coding sequence ATGAAAAAATTAAGTTATGCACTAGCAGCTTTATGCTGCTCAAGTGCTTTATATGCACAAAATTTTAGTGGGTTAGAAATCACACCTACAATTGGTTGGGTTGTTCCTGAAGGTAATTTAGATTTAAAATCTAAAGCAAATTACGGAATTCGTATCGGACAAATGTATGAATATGTAGGAACAGAATTAGGCTACGAATTTGCAAAAGCAAAATTTAAAAACTCATCATCAAGCTTTAATGTTCATCGTGGATTTTTAAACTTATTATTACCTTTTTCTTTAGGCGATAGCAAGTTTGATTTATATGGTTTAATTGGTGCTGGTTATGAAAACTTTGGAAAAAATCTTTACGGCAACAAAAATGGTGGCTTTGGACACTATGGTCTTGGATTAAAATATAAAATTAGTGATTATTTTGGCTTAAGAGCAGAAGTTAGAGATGAACTAGCATTCAATAGAGCAAACCATCATTTAATTAGTACTTTAGGTTTTGTATTTAACTTTGATACTAATAAAAAAAGCGTTCTTCCTGTACAAGAAGAAGTAAAACAAGAAGTTAAAGAAGAAGTAAAACAAGAAGTTAAAGAAGAAGTAGTGCCAAGCGTTGAAGAAATCAAACAAGCATGTTATGATTTACCAACCGAATATGTATATTTTGCGGTTAATAAAGCTAATGTGGAACCAAAATATAATGAAAATTTAAAATACTTAGTTTCAAAAGCTAACTAA
- the rpsI gene encoding 30S ribosomal protein S9 — protein sequence MEKFYATGKRKTAIAKVWVKAGSGKIIVNGSDLNTWLGGHEAIKLKVVQPLLVTKQEQLVDITATTLGGGYNAQAEALRHGISRALAAMSADFRALLKPQGLLTRDSRVVERKKYGRRKARRKPQFSKR from the coding sequence ATGGAAAAATTTTACGCAACAGGTAAAAGAAAAACCGCTATTGCTAAAGTATGGGTAAAAGCAGGAAGTGGTAAGATTATAGTAAATGGCAGTGATTTAAATACTTGGTTAGGCGGACACGAAGCTATTAAGTTAAAAGTTGTTCAGCCTTTATTAGTAACAAAGCAAGAGCAATTAGTTGATATTACAGCTACAACTTTAGGTGGTGGTTATAACGCACAAGCAGAAGCTTTAAGACACGGTATTTCAAGAGCATTAGCTGCAATGAGTGCTGATTTTAGAGCTTTATTAAAACCACAAGGCTTATTAACAAGAGATAGCCGTGTAGTTGAGCGTAAAAAATACGGTCGCCGCAAAGCAAGAAGAAAACCACAATTTTCTAAACGTTAA
- the rplM gene encoding 50S ribosomal protein L13, whose amino-acid sequence MTKITKPTEVKRDWIVLDAEGKRFGRLLTEVATILKGKHKPCYTPNVDCGDFVVIINASKADFTGTNKAEDKLYHRHSGYFGSTKSEKFGDLLEKNPAKLYKLAVRGMLPKTTLGRAMLKKLKVYAGSEHPHTAQVKGK is encoded by the coding sequence ATGACAAAGATTACAAAGCCAACAGAAGTTAAAAGAGATTGGATTGTGCTAGACGCTGAAGGTAAGCGTTTTGGTCGTCTTTTAACAGAAGTTGCAACAATTTTAAAAGGCAAGCATAAACCTTGCTATACACCAAATGTTGATTGTGGAGATTTCGTTGTAATAATCAACGCATCTAAAGCAGACTTTACAGGTACAAATAAAGCTGAAGATAAGCTATATCATCGCCATTCAGGCTATTTTGGAAGTACAAAAAGTGAAAAATTCGGTGATTTATTAGAAAAAAATCCAGCTAAATTATACAAATTAGCAGTTCGTGGTATGCTTCCTAAAACTACTTTAGGTCGTGCAATGCTTAAAAAGTTAAAAGTTTATGCAGGTAGCGAGCATCCTCATACAGCACAAGTAAAAGGAAAATAA
- a CDS encoding UvrD-helicase domain-containing protein, with product MKHIALLASAGSGKTFTLSVRYIALVLNNVNINDIVALTFTKKAVNEMKERITNVFLNLENKEAELKQLEQLLKLNKEEILKLRNKYLKNFKEDELRIYTFDSFFSKILRLFASYEGLSVDSELIDYLDIKKEFINSLNHQEAVQLIKDLKNFNMSLDDFLNWLENLYLNYTGKKNITKITFVNPYEVFLNIKQYLFNINKKVDEWLNEINSLNELLKSSILDTTKKNLLKALENEIFATYHNELSKSVANYYAYLEQEQLNHCFSYLDKFTQIAKKIHKEENILSFSDVALYVHKILQNKDLKELFYFRLNSNLSHLLIDEFQDTSVIQYEIIKPIVEEIVSGIGINDKEKSFFYVGDKKQSIYSFRGAKQEVFDLFYKNPAYNITLQNLDTNYRSKKAIVSFVNNTFSKLYDEYYPQLTASNEEGKVSKIFTEDYLIDTYKKLISLLKNNVNLEDICILTRDNKNANEIAEFLNSHNINTNVNNSTLLVSKMSVRVLIEFAKYCIFEDEIYSFFVKSVLNKSYEKIKIDIRKNAYEIYNEIIEHLNIQKDEYILEFLNDISNCSDFLSTLYNKNTTKTSNKDNNGLNIMTIHKSKGLQFEHLICIHIDKKALHDTGLKIEYDFKNATWYGFKKEKKENLELRKKYQKDYLEKIQLYENTKILDEINTYYVAYTRAISSLCIILEKGAGLNNINYEAIEDEILSDDLLTYKIENNKQITQEKQYEFKNNIPLQNITTKQFYSDEIMLGNAFHYFCELSDFTQDSYDKCFEIVCNKFTQVDKNKLNILCNKLLLNKDFLQLIKNSYLIKESNYLHQGKVSRIDLLAINNEQINIIDYKSSFFKKEYEKQIKNYEEFIKKQYPNSTISSYVIFYENNDFQIKKV from the coding sequence ATGAAACACATAGCCTTATTAGCAAGTGCAGGAAGTGGTAAAACTTTTACATTAAGTGTTCGTTACATTGCTCTTGTTTTAAATAACGTCAATATAAACGACATCGTAGCTTTAACATTCACAAAAAAAGCTGTAAATGAGATGAAAGAGCGTATTACAAATGTATTTTTAAACTTAGAGAATAAAGAAGCCGAATTAAAACAATTAGAACAATTGTTAAAACTAAATAAAGAAGAAATTCTCAAACTACGCAACAAATATTTAAAAAATTTTAAAGAAGATGAGCTTAGAATTTATACCTTTGATAGCTTTTTTTCTAAAATTTTAAGATTATTTGCAAGCTACGAAGGACTTAGTGTAGATAGCGAATTAATTGATTATTTAGATATCAAAAAAGAATTTATAAATTCATTAAATCATCAAGAAGCAGTGCAACTTATAAAAGATTTAAAAAATTTTAATATGAGTTTAGATGATTTTTTAAACTGGCTTGAAAATTTATATTTAAACTATACAGGTAAAAAAAATATAACAAAAATTACTTTTGTAAATCCCTATGAAGTTTTTTTAAATATTAAACAATATTTATTCAATATTAATAAAAAAGTTGATGAATGGCTAAATGAAATTAATTCTTTAAACGAACTTTTAAAAAGCTCTATTCTTGATACAACAAAGAAAAACCTACTTAAAGCTTTAGAAAATGAAATTTTTGCTACTTATCATAACGAATTATCAAAAAGCGTTGCAAATTATTATGCTTACTTAGAGCAAGAACAATTAAACCATTGCTTTTCTTATCTTGACAAATTCACTCAAATTGCAAAAAAAATTCATAAAGAAGAAAATATTTTAAGCTTTAGCGATGTTGCTTTATATGTGCATAAAATATTGCAAAACAAAGATTTAAAAGAATTGTTTTATTTTAGATTAAATTCTAATTTATCTCATTTATTAATTGATGAATTTCAAGATACATCAGTAATTCAATACGAAATTATTAAACCAATTGTAGAAGAAATAGTATCAGGCATTGGCATTAACGACAAAGAAAAAAGTTTTTTTTATGTAGGAGATAAAAAACAATCTATTTACTCTTTTAGAGGTGCTAAACAAGAAGTATTTGATTTATTTTATAAAAATCCAGCATATAATATAACATTACAAAATCTTGATACAAATTATCGTAGCAAAAAAGCAATAGTAAGCTTTGTAAATAATACTTTTAGTAAGCTTTATGATGAATATTATCCTCAACTTACAGCAAGCAACGAAGAAGGAAAGGTAAGTAAAATATTTACTGAAGATTATCTAATTGATACTTATAAAAAGCTTATTTCTTTGTTAAAAAATAATGTAAATTTAGAAGATATTTGCATTCTTACAAGAGATAATAAAAATGCAAATGAAATAGCTGAATTTTTAAACTCACACAATATAAACACAAATGTAAATAACAGCACCTTACTAGTCTCAAAAATGAGTGTTAGAGTGCTTATTGAGTTTGCTAAATATTGTATTTTTGAAGATGAAATATATTCTTTTTTTGTTAAATCAGTTTTAAATAAAAGTTATGAAAAAATCAAAATAGATATAAGAAAAAATGCTTATGAAATATACAATGAAATTATTGAGCATTTAAATATACAAAAAGATGAATACATTTTAGAATTTTTAAATGATATTAGCAATTGTAGTGATTTTTTAAGTACGCTTTATAACAAAAACACTACTAAAACCAGCAATAAAGATAACAATGGTTTAAACATTATGACCATACACAAAAGTAAGGGTTTGCAGTTTGAACATTTAATTTGTATTCATATTGATAAAAAAGCACTTCACGATACTGGCTTAAAAATTGAATACGATTTTAAAAACGCAACTTGGTATGGCTTTAAAAAAGAAAAAAAAGAAAACTTAGAACTTAGAAAAAAATATCAAAAAGATTATTTAGAAAAAATTCAACTTTATGAAAATACAAAAATTTTAGATGAAATAAATACTTATTATGTCGCTTACACAAGGGCAATATCTTCACTTTGTATAATTTTAGAAAAAGGTGCAGGTTTAAATAATATCAATTATGAAGCAATTGAAGATGAAATTTTAAGCGATGATTTACTTACTTATAAAATAGAAAATAACAAACAAATAACACAAGAAAAACAATATGAATTTAAAAACAACATTCCACTACAAAACATAACAACAAAACAATTTTACTCAGATGAAATTATGCTTGGAAATGCCTTTCACTATTTTTGTGAATTAAGCGATTTTACACAAGATAGTTATGATAAATGCTTTGAAATTGTATGCAATAAATTTACTCAAGTTGATAAAAATAAATTAAATATCTTATGTAACAAACTACTTTTAAATAAAGATTTTTTGCAACTAATAAAAAATAGCTATTTAATAAAAGAAAGCAATTACCTTCATCAAGGAAAAGTAAGTAGAATAGACTTATTAGCAATTAACAACGAACAAATAAATATAATTGATTACAAAAGCTCATTCTTTAAAAAAGAATATGAAAAACAAATAAAAAATTATGAAGAATTTATAAAAAAACAATACCCAAATTCTACTATTTCTTCTTATGTTATTTTTTACGAAAACAATGATTTTCAAATAAAAAAAGTATAA
- a CDS encoding PD-(D/E)XK nuclease family protein encodes MYKKELLIFSNLRQIKEYIKNLKTEGFFANTISIQEFLNDYALCDKKRASQIEQIIAMNKACAKTKNYNKLNFSSDFLSFLKNKEYLFSFFSELATQKVSIDDLRNNDIYSFFDEYLDILEECLKHYKDELNKLNLVDEITLTRLLPNHFLLKQYSKISFLLNGFIKKYELEFFQDLSKLLEVKIIINISNYNKNILTKSFNIDFEENFSYTLSFDKTWQIEQKQAIKYNNTLKTFSFSSALYQYIYALHLVSKHYDSNKNIAIILPDEKQAMPLKALDIYNYLNIASGLHSNEIAQKIDAIMNDCEYELSKNKIQEKLLKTKKKSLNFNDLNELKEQILSLSQDDEIKEILKNRMNDILLLNNEFKLSASEIINLLDINNIKISHKNGGDVSVLGLLESRGLELDVAIVLDFNDDLIPQRSINEMFLNNTVRTKAGLISYQDRENLQRHYYKELFNAKEVFVLYIENEEKSPARMLKDYKLIEEKVNTKDLISSFLNAKNGNIKANDELLQIDENEIKNHNFFENELSFSRLNTYLNSPYEYYLKYIKKLNEPRSLENNDKASIGQLVHSFFENADFTNLKKDFSDKLKDLLSPIDFALIYNNLDEIKAYIQAKSSNAKCEEKIYSKIANINAYGIIDRLSDESIIDYKTTQKPSSNKNHEKQLAFYTLLLDNFELNNTLIYLKDIKQSIYECKNIKKLADEIIQNINDIKEQGFILNKAENSYGYYHLIINKKDAK; translated from the coding sequence ATGTATAAAAAAGAATTATTAATTTTTTCTAATTTAAGGCAAATTAAAGAATATATAAAAAATCTAAAAACAGAAGGCTTTTTTGCAAATACAATTAGCATTCAAGAATTCTTAAATGATTACGCACTTTGCGATAAAAAAAGAGCTAGTCAAATAGAGCAAATAATAGCAATGAATAAAGCTTGTGCAAAAACAAAAAACTATAATAAGCTTAACTTTTCAAGCGATTTTTTATCCTTTTTAAAAAATAAAGAATACTTATTTTCTTTTTTTAGCGAACTAGCTACTCAAAAAGTAAGCATAGATGATTTAAGAAACAATGATATATACAGTTTTTTTGATGAATATTTAGATATCTTAGAAGAATGCTTAAAACATTACAAAGATGAATTAAACAAGCTTAATTTAGTTGATGAAATCACACTCACAAGGCTTTTACCAAATCATTTTTTACTAAAACAATACAGTAAAATATCCTTTTTGCTAAACGGTTTTATAAAAAAATACGAGCTTGAATTTTTTCAAGATTTATCAAAGTTACTTGAAGTTAAAATCATAATAAACATAAGCAATTACAATAAAAATATTTTAACAAAATCATTTAATATTGATTTTGAAGAAAATTTTTCCTACACACTAAGCTTTGATAAAACTTGGCAAATAGAGCAAAAACAAGCTATAAAATATAATAATACTTTAAAAACTTTTTCATTTTCATCAGCTCTTTATCAATATATTTACGCACTTCATTTAGTCTCAAAACACTATGACAGCAATAAAAATATAGCAATAATTTTGCCAGATGAAAAACAAGCAATGCCTTTAAAAGCACTAGATATTTATAATTATTTAAACATTGCAAGCGGGCTACATTCAAATGAAATTGCACAAAAAATTGATGCAATTATGAACGATTGTGAATACGAATTATCTAAAAATAAAATTCAAGAAAAACTACTAAAAACCAAGAAAAAAAGCTTGAATTTTAACGATTTAAACGAGCTTAAAGAGCAAATTTTAAGCCTTAGTCAAGATGATGAAATAAAAGAAATTCTTAAAAATAGAATGAATGATATCTTGCTTTTAAATAACGAATTTAAGCTAAGTGCAAGTGAAATTATAAATTTACTTGATATAAATAATATTAAAATATCTCATAAAAATGGCGGAGATGTAAGTGTTTTAGGGCTTTTAGAAAGTCGTGGATTAGAGCTTGATGTAGCTATTGTACTTGATTTTAACGATGATTTGATACCACAAAGAAGTATAAATGAAATGTTTTTAAACAACACCGTTCGCACAAAGGCAGGTTTAATCAGTTACCAAGATAGAGAAAATTTACAAAGGCATTATTACAAAGAGCTTTTTAACGCCAAAGAAGTCTTTGTTTTATACATAGAAAATGAAGAAAAAAGCCCAGCAAGAATGCTAAAAGATTACAAATTAATAGAAGAAAAAGTAAATACAAAAGACCTAATATCATCATTTTTAAATGCAAAAAATGGCAACATAAAAGCAAATGATGAATTATTGCAAATTGATGAAAATGAAATAAAAAATCATAATTTTTTTGAAAATGAGCTTAGCTTTTCAAGATTAAATACTTATTTAAATTCACCTTATGAATATTATTTAAAATATATTAAAAAATTAAACGAACCAAGAAGTTTAGAAAATAATGATAAGGCAAGTATTGGGCAATTAGTACATAGTTTTTTTGAAAATGCTGATTTTACTAATCTTAAAAAAGATTTTAGCGATAAATTAAAAGATTTATTAAGCCCTATTGATTTTGCCTTAATTTACAATAACTTAGATGAAATAAAAGCCTATATTCAAGCTAAATCCTCAAATGCAAAATGTGAAGAAAAAATATACTCAAAAATCGCCAATATTAACGCTTACGGTATAATTGATAGACTTAGCGATGAGAGTATAATTGATTATAAAACCACACAAAAACCAAGCTCAAATAAAAATCACGAAAAGCAACTAGCATTTTATACCCTACTTTTAGATAATTTTGAGCTAAACAACACCCTTATTTATCTAAAAGATATAAAACAAAGCATTTACGAATGTAAAAATATTAAAAAACTAGCAGATGAAATTATTCAAAATATAAATGATATTAAAGAACAAGGTTTTATTTTAAATAAAGCTGAAAATTCCTATGGTTACTATCATTTAATAATAAACAAAAAGGATGCAAAATGA
- a CDS encoding FixH family protein, whose product MKKKSSWPYIIIGAIILNIIAAIYTVYLSLDYPADNDESFFMPYQDVERNYEELKQKAANFDKYYNLQITNPSTKLKVNYKKAYIVDDSLNITLQNLKTSNDDIKIKAKLTRPHTKKEDANLNLELKNNSIILNTKELAEGRWNLLLQLSLNDDTSKFYKIEFCKKQCSSNK is encoded by the coding sequence ATGAAGAAAAAAAGCTCATGGCCATACATAATAATAGGTGCAATTATTTTAAACATAATTGCTGCAATTTATACAGTGTATTTGTCGCTAGATTATCCTGCTGATAATGATGAGAGCTTTTTTATGCCATATCAAGATGTTGAAAGAAATTATGAAGAATTAAAGCAAAAAGCTGCAAATTTTGATAAGTATTATAATTTACAAATAACAAATCCATCAACAAAATTAAAGGTAAATTACAAAAAAGCCTACATAGTTGATGATAGTTTAAATATAACTTTACAAAATCTAAAAACAAGTAATGATGATATAAAAATAAAGGCTAAATTAACAAGACCACACACAAAAAAAGAAGATGCAAACTTAAATTTAGAACTTAAAAATAATTCAATTATTCTTAATACAAAAGAGCTTGCAGAAGGTAGATGGAACCTGCTTTTACAATTAAGCTTAAATGATGATACGAGTAAGTTTTACAAAATTGAATTTTGTAAAAAACAATGTTCATCTAATAAATAA
- a CDS encoding DUF4006 family protein — translation MDNQNRSVFSIHGITGMLIATVLLLSILVGLTIWGLNVQQEQIRKPYKLENIEQVKMRESKSLDDFRKDVK, via the coding sequence ATGGATAATCAAAATAGAAGCGTTTTTAGCATTCACGGCATTACAGGTATGTTAATTGCTACTGTATTATTATTATCAATCTTAGTAGGGCTTACAATTTGGGGCTTAAATGTTCAACAAGAACAAATTAGAAAACCTTACAAATTAGAAAATATTGAACAAGTTAAAATGCGTGAAAGTAAATCTTTAGATGATTTTAGAAAGGATGTAAAATGA
- a CDS encoding cbb3-type cytochrome c oxidase N-terminal domain-containing protein: MNWFNLSDNVNLLSIIGAIVIVLTVFIVAGNAFNQMKKNKSNAELAEHTWDGIGEYKNPLPLGWALMFVLLILFALWYFLIGYPLNKYSSIGEYNESVQEFNAKYDAKYSSLDDDKKIQMGERLFTLHCAPCHGLTGDGINGKAQDLTVWGSVDGILNTLEHGSTGLGYGEMPAGLVEGEDAKLIAEFIVKGNEKGKELFAENCASCHGDNAEGIEDVAPALNVYGKAEFIANVLRSGKDAPSDASVKVIGRMPSFIHALSANQIDALSRYVSTLSKE; encoded by the coding sequence ATGAATTGGTTTAATTTGTCTGATAATGTCAATTTACTCTCAATAATTGGTGCTATTGTAATAGTATTAACAGTGTTTATAGTTGCAGGTAATGCCTTTAATCAAATGAAAAAAAATAAATCAAATGCAGAACTTGCAGAACACACTTGGGATGGAATTGGAGAATATAAAAACCCACTTCCACTAGGTTGGGCTTTAATGTTTGTGCTTTTAATTTTATTTGCTTTATGGTATTTTTTAATAGGTTACCCTTTAAATAAATATTCATCAATAGGTGAATACAATGAAAGCGTTCAAGAATTTAATGCAAAATATGATGCAAAATATTCTAGCTTAGATGATGATAAAAAAATACAAATGGGAGAAAGATTATTCACTCTTCACTGCGCTCCTTGTCACGGTTTAACAGGAGATGGAATTAATGGAAAAGCTCAAGATTTAACAGTTTGGGGCAGTGTTGATGGAATTTTAAATACTCTAGAACACGGTTCAACTGGTTTAGGATATGGTGAAATGCCTGCTGGTTTAGTTGAGGGTGAAGATGCAAAATTAATTGCAGAATTTATTGTTAAAGGCAATGAAAAAGGCAAAGAATTATTTGCTGAAAACTGTGCTTCATGCCACGGAGATAATGCTGAAGGTATTGAAGATGTAGCACCTGCTTTAAATGTATATGGAAAAGCTGAATTTATTGCAAATGTTTTAAGAAGCGGAAAAGATGCACCTAGCGATGCTAGTGTAAAAGTTATAGGAAGAATGCCTAGCTTTATTCACGCTTTAAGTGCTAATCAAATAGACGCTTTAAGCCGCTATGTTAGCACCTTATCAAAGGAGTAA
- a CDS encoding cytochrome c oxidase, cbb3-type, CcoQ subunit, which translates to MSFDEFAQLQGHFYFFLIFFLTIVLYAYIFHLYKTQKSGKKDYEKYANLALNDDLDSELLERRAK; encoded by the coding sequence ATGAGTTTTGATGAATTTGCACAACTTCAAGGACATTTTTATTTTTTCCTTATTTTCTTTTTAACAATTGTGCTTTATGCTTATATTTTTCATCTTTATAAAACACAAAAAAGTGGAAAAAAAGATTATGAAAAATATGCAAATCTTGCACTAAATGATGATTTAGATTCTGAATTACTTGAAAGGAGAGCAAAATGA